The Hippoglossus hippoglossus isolate fHipHip1 chromosome 19, fHipHip1.pri, whole genome shotgun sequence genome has a segment encoding these proteins:
- the med24 gene encoding mediator of RNA polymerase II transcription subunit 24 — translation MKVVNLKQAILQAWKERWSDYQWAINIKKNFPKGATWDYLNLAEALMEQAMIGPSPNPLILSYLKYAISSQMVSYSSVLLAISKFDDFSRELCVTSLLEIMDMFCHRLSCHGKAEECIGLCRAVLGVVMWLLHGCAWYCERLRELGPSASTEASLRACQERLHSLMTSNKNRALVHIARLEEQGSWSNVEQAIQKVTDGLGSVPNQTLRTKLEESLSLVKGVPLMLSEQSDPPVHASFPSVHAFIMLEGTMNLTGETQPLVEQLMMIKRMQRIPTPHFVLEVWKACFTGLIESPEGTEELKWTAFTFLKIPQVLLRLKKYPQGDKGQDFMEDVNIAFQYLLQLTPLLDKADQRCNCDCLGMLLQECNKLGLLSESNTANLTAKREFSPRLKTAENANIQPNPGLILRAEPTVTNILKTVDADHSKSPEGLLGVLGHMLSGKSLDLLLAAAAATGKLKSFARKFIKLNEFPKHISGEGSKSASVRALLFDISFLMLCHVVQTYGSEVILSDPSPSGETPFFETWLQTCMPEEGKTLNPDHPCFRPEPGKVESLVTLLNNSSEMKLVQVKWHEICLSTPAAILEVLNAWENGVLSVEAVQKITDNIKGKVCSMAICAVAWLVAHVRMLGRDEREKPQTMIRQLVTPLYGENTLQFYNERVIIMSSIMEHMCADVFQQTAATLRPPVEGQEPIPYRNLLPAKEPIHKALSVQFQTVLRKGWVDSRALHLFESLLNMGGVFWFTNNLVKELLKETRQEWANRVVELLYSIFCLDTQQITLTLLGTILPNLLTDSAHWHSLADPPGKALAKLSVWCALSSFSTHHRGSFSARQRKRQREDIEDYNGLFPLDDTQPSKLMRLLSSNEDEPVALSSPGDRSMSSSLSASQLHTVNMRDPLNRVLANLFLLISSILGSKMAGPHTQFVQSFMDECVESLEQGSRGSILQFMPFTMVSELVKLPALAKPKVVLAITDLTLPLGRRVAAKAISAL, via the exons ATGAAGGTGGTCAACCTGAAGCAAGCCATTCTGCAGGCATGGAAGGAGCGGTGGAGTGACTACCAGTGGGCGATCAACATCAAGAAGAACTTTCCCAAGGGAGCAACATGGGACTATCTTAACCTCGCAG AAGCCCTGATGGAGCAAGCAATGATCGGTCCCTCTCCTAACCCCCTTATTTTGTCTTACCTCAAATATGCCATAAGTTCACAG ATGGTGTCTTATTCCAGCGTCCTCTTAGCCATCAGCAAG TTTGATGATTTTTCTCGGGAGCTGTGTGTCACTTCACTGTTGGAGATCATGGACATGTTCTGCCATCGTCTCAG CTGTCACGGGAAAGCAGAGGAATGCATCGGACTGTGTCGGGCTGTGCTGGGAGTGGTGATGTGGCTGCTGCACGGCTGCGCCTGGTACTGTGAGAGGCTGAGAGAACTGGGCCCCTCGGCCAGCACAGAGGCCAGTCTGAGAGCCTGCCAGGAGAGGCTTCACAGTCTGATGACCAGCAACAAGAACAGAGCCCTGGTCCACATTGCACGGCTGGAGGAACAAG GATCCTGGAGCAATGTAGAGCAAGCAATTCAGAAAGTGACAGATGGCCTCGGCAGCGTACCTAACCAGACTCTGAGGACTAAACTAGAGGAGAGCTTGTCGCTAGTGAAAGG TGTTCCCCTGATGCTGTCAGAGCAGAGTGACCCTCCGGTCCACGCGTCCTTTCCTTCAGTCCACGCTTTCATCATGCTAGAAGGGACCATGAATTTGACAGGCGAGACACAGCCGCTAGTGGAGCAGTTGATGATGATCAAGAGAATGCAG CGAATTCCTACTCCTCATTTTGTCCTGGAGGTCTGGAAGGCTTGCTTCACCGGCCTCATTGAGTCACCAGAGGGCACAGAGGAGCTCAAATGGACTGCGTTCACATTCCTCAAG ATCCCACAAGTTTTACTGCGACTGAAGAAGTATCCACAAGGTGACAAAGGACAG GACTTCATGGAGGATGTGAATATTGCATTTCAGTACTTACTCCAGCTCACTCCACTGCTGGACAAAGCTGACCAGAGATGCAA TTGCGACTGTCTCGGCATGCTGCTACAGGAGTGCAACAAGCTTGGGCTGCTGTCTGAGTCAAATACAGCCAACCTCACTGCAAAACG GGAGTTCTCCCCAAGGCTAAAGACAGCAGAAAATGCTAACATCCAGCCTAACCCGGGACTTATCCTGAGAGCTGAGCCCACTGTCACCAATATTCTCAAG ACCGTAGATGCAGACCACTCCAAGTCCCCTGAGGGCCTTTTAGGGGTCCTGGGACACATGTTGTCTGGGAAGAGCCTTGATCTCCTCCTGGCAGCCGCAGCAGCTACTGGGAAACTCAAATCCTTTGCCCGAAAGTTTATTAA gCTCAATGAGTTTCCCAAGCACATCAGTGGTGAAGGAT CTAAATCTGCATCAGTACGGGCCCTGCTCTTTGACATCTCCTTCCTCATGCTCTGCCATGTGGTGCAGACATACGGCTCAGAG GTGATCCTGTCAGACCCCAGTCCTTCAGGGGAGACCCCTTTCTTTGAAACCTGGCTGCAGACGTGTATGCCTGAAGAGGGCAAGACGCTGAACCCAGACCACCCTTGCTTCAGACCCGAGCCTGGAAAAGTGGAGAGCCTGGTGACCCTGCTGAACAACTCCTCAGAGATGAAACTAGT TCAGGTGAAATGGCACGAAATTTGCCTCAGCACTCCCGCGGCCATCCTGGAAGTACTGAATGCGTGGGAGAATGGTGTGCTGTCTGTTGAGGCAGTCCAG AAGATCACTGACAACATTAAGGGGAAGGTATGCAGTATGGCGATATGCGCAGTGGCCTGGCTGGTCGCCCACGTCAGGATGCTGGGGcgagatgagagggagaagcCTCAGACGATGATTAGACAGCTTGTGACTCCGCTCTACGGGGAGAACACGCTGCAGTTTTACAATGAACG CGTCATCATCATGAGTTCCATCATGGAGCACATGTGCGCTGATGTCTTCCAACAAACAGCGGCGACTCTGCGCCCCCCGGTGGAGGGCCAGGAGCCGATACCCTACCGCAACCTGCTGCCCGCCAAAGAGCCCATCCACAAGGCCCTCAGCGTGCAGTTCCAGACGGTGCTGCGCAAAGGCTGGGTGGACAGCCGCGCCCTACATCTGTTTGAGAGTCTTCTGAACATGGGAGGGGTTTTCTGGTTCACCAACAATCTGGTCAAG GAACTGCTGAAGGAGACTCGTCAGGAGTGGGCCAATCGGGTGGTGGAGCTGCTCTACAGCATCTTCTGTCTGGACACTCAGCAGATCACCCTCACCCTGCTGGGTACCATACTGCCGAACCTGCTCACAGACTCCGCCCACTGGCACAGCCTGGCAGACCCACCTGGAAAAGCGCTCGCCAA GTTGTCCGTCTGGTGCGCACTCAGCTCCTTCTCTACTCACCACAGAGGCTCGTTCTCAGCGCGTCAACGCAAACGGCAGCGAGAAGATATTGAG GATTACAACGGCCTCTTTCCCCTGGATGACACGCAACCATCTAAACTCATGCGCCTGCTTAGCTCCAACGAGGACGAGCCTGTAGCCCTCTCCAGTCCAG GAGACCGATCTATGAGCAGTTCCCTGTCGGCGTCCCAGCTCCACACCGTCAACATGAGGGATCCTCTGAACAGAGTCCTGG CAAACCTAttcctcctcatttcctccaTCCTGGGCTCCAAGATGGCCGGACCTCACACACAGTTCGTGCAGAGTTTCATGGATGAGTGTGTTGAGTCCCTGGAGCAGGGAAGTCGTGGCAGCATCCTGCAGTTCATGCCCTTTACTATG GTTTCTGAGCTGGTGAAGCTGCCTGCTCTGGCCAAGCCTAAAGTTGTTCTGGCCATCACTGACCTGACTCTGCCCCTGGGAAGGAGAGTAGCTGCCAAAGCTATATCTGCCTTGTGA
- the csf3a gene encoding colony stimulating factor 3 (granulocyte) a isoform X1 — protein MNILIAFAVPCLVMATLARSAPLPAGSALVEGPQFQELLQRSRSLAHKILLSVPDAHRSCIHTETLQLDSTENAKLEIMAANIGILPAPVLRAVSENFTLNTCLTRMSEGLQLHRALLSAVSERLQSKNKVTELMADIRDLTIQINKMLQKEGAVQPSPTPVALRLHGEYEVQVAAHLTLVQLQSFGRDVTRCLRNLDQSNEEEAES, from the exons ATGAACATCCTGATTG CCTTCGCCGTCCCCTGCCTCGTCATGGCCACGCTCGCCCGCAGCGCACCTCTGCCGGCGGGGAGCGCACTTGTTGAGGGGCCGCAGTTCCAGGAGCTGTTGCAGCGGAGCCGCAGCCTGGCGCACAAGATCCTGCTCTCCGTGCCCGACGCGCACAGATCCTGCATCCACACAGAG ACTCTGCAGCTAGACTCCACAGAAAATGCCAAGCTTGAGATAATGGCAGCCAACATTGGCATCCTTCCGGCTCCTGTGCTCAGAGCCGTGTCAGAAAACTTCACTTTG AATACCTGTTTGACCCGCATGTCTGAGGGTCTTCAGCTGCACCGGGCCTTACTGAGCGCTGTTTCTGAAAGGctgcagagcaaaaacaaagtgACTGAGCTAATGGCCGACATCAGAGACCTCACCATTCAGATCAACAAG ATGTTGCAGAAAGAGGGAGCGGTGCAACCCTCGCCGACCCCGGTTGCTTTACGTCTGCACGGGGAATACGAGGTTCAGGTGGCGGCGCATCTGACTCTGGTGCAGCTCCAGTCGTTTGGGCGGGACGTCACCCGCTGCCTCAGGAACCTGGACCAGAGCAACGAAGAGGAGGCGGAGAGCTGA
- the csf3a gene encoding colony stimulating factor 3 (granulocyte) a isoform X2 translates to MATLARSAPLPAGSALVEGPQFQELLQRSRSLAHKILLSVPDAHRSCIHTETLQLDSTENAKLEIMAANIGILPAPVLRAVSENFTLNTCLTRMSEGLQLHRALLSAVSERLQSKNKVTELMADIRDLTIQINKMLQKEGAVQPSPTPVALRLHGEYEVQVAAHLTLVQLQSFGRDVTRCLRNLDQSNEEEAES, encoded by the exons ATGGCCACGCTCGCCCGCAGCGCACCTCTGCCGGCGGGGAGCGCACTTGTTGAGGGGCCGCAGTTCCAGGAGCTGTTGCAGCGGAGCCGCAGCCTGGCGCACAAGATCCTGCTCTCCGTGCCCGACGCGCACAGATCCTGCATCCACACAGAG ACTCTGCAGCTAGACTCCACAGAAAATGCCAAGCTTGAGATAATGGCAGCCAACATTGGCATCCTTCCGGCTCCTGTGCTCAGAGCCGTGTCAGAAAACTTCACTTTG AATACCTGTTTGACCCGCATGTCTGAGGGTCTTCAGCTGCACCGGGCCTTACTGAGCGCTGTTTCTGAAAGGctgcagagcaaaaacaaagtgACTGAGCTAATGGCCGACATCAGAGACCTCACCATTCAGATCAACAAG ATGTTGCAGAAAGAGGGAGCGGTGCAACCCTCGCCGACCCCGGTTGCTTTACGTCTGCACGGGGAATACGAGGTTCAGGTGGCGGCGCATCTGACTCTGGTGCAGCTCCAGTCGTTTGGGCGGGACGTCACCCGCTGCCTCAGGAACCTGGACCAGAGCAACGAAGAGGAGGCGGAGAGCTGA
- the lrrc3ca gene encoding leucine-rich repeat-containing protein 3B, which translates to MSLLAGWLLRHSVVMCLLLHSLVLMTFCFHHAATSCSKNCYCSESESTGKTVRCSNLQLTEIPQDIPNDTRRIYLDFNLFTTVPANAFAGLPHLVELDLSHNELSQLEPGAFRGLGSSLHFLDLSSNKLVKFIPEAFEGLRARANLTNNPWHCDCNLQMAMPRVDLEPASLTGIVCQTSDPKEIGVQGLAFLLAPDIDLCVVMKRTTDVAMLVVMFGWFSMVISYLVYYVRANQEDARRHLEYLKSLPSKQGKSEESSTISTVV; encoded by the coding sequence ATGTCCCTACTTGCAGGCTGGTTACTGCGCCACTCGGTGGTAATGTGTTTGCTGCTGCACAGCCTGGTGCTAATGACCTTCTGCTTCCACCACGCCGCCACCAGTTGCTCCAAGAACTGCTACTGCTCTGAGAGCGAGAGCACTGGCAAGACGGTGCGCTGCAGCAATCTGCAGCTCACAGAGATTCCCCAGGACATCCCCAATGACACGCGGCGCATCTATTTGGACTTCAACCTCTTCACTACAGTCCCAGCAAATGCGTTTGCGGGTTTGCCTCATTTGGTTGAACTGGATCTTTCACACAATGAATTGAGCCAGCTAGAACCAGGGGCTTTCCGAGGCCTGGGCTCCTCACTACATTTCCTGGACCTGTCCTCCAACAAGTTAGTAAAGTTTATCCCTGAGGCCTTTGAGGGCCTGAGGGCTCGCGCCAATCTCACAAACAATCCATGGCACTGTGACTGCAACTTGCAGATGGCCATGCCTCGTGTCGACCTGGAGCCTGCATCACTGACTGGCATCGTGTGCCAGACTTCGGATCCCAAGGAAATAGGAGTTCAAGGACTTGCCTTCCTGTTAGCACCAGACATAGATCTATGTGTGGTGATGAAGAGGACTACAGATGTGGCCATGCTGGTGGTAATGTTTGGCTGGTTCTCCATGGTCATCTCCTACCTGGTCTACTATGTCAGGGCTAACCAGGAGGATGCCCGCAGGCACCTGGAGTATCTCAAGTCATTGCCCAGCAAGCAGGGCAAGTCAGAGGAGTCTTCCACCATTAGTACTGTGGTATAG